One stretch of Oncorhynchus tshawytscha isolate Ot180627B linkage group LG21, Otsh_v2.0, whole genome shotgun sequence DNA includes these proteins:
- the si:dkey-6i22.5 gene encoding polyamine-modulated factor 1, whose product MEETGETTQEEIRHKGAKSSGDNMEDQSSNATGDVSSPSSGHGNDSRRSDGAEPRRNRLLLFNKVMEKSLQKFISDASFHRFAHTFHPFYKKNPQVTENIHKQFIEDLQRTIQDDINKLIEEGELQYKLDELNKLEEAAKNSQDPAWRPSGVPEQDLCSFVTPYYLKQEAYLRRELKKILQENAVLAQRVQAGREGIAQTEQRIATAVDEWKAPAQTAFAEFQALSSSLCPPATFDV is encoded by the exons aTGGAAGAAACTGGTGAAACAACTCAGGAGGAAATTCGTCACAAAGGTGCTAAAAGTTCAGGAGATAATATGGAGGATCAGTCTAGTAATGCAACAGGAGATGTTTCGTCTCCGTCGTCGGGTCATGGAAATGATTCTCGCCGGTCAGACGGAGCCGAGCCCCGGAGGAACAGGCTATTGCTGTTCAACAAAGTAATGGAGAAGAGCCTACAGAAGTTTATATCCGATGCAAG TTTTCACAGATTTGCCCACACGTTCCATCCGTTCTACAAGAAGAACCCACAGGTGACAGAGAACATCCACAAGCAGTTCATAGAAGACCTACAGAGGACTATACAG GATGACATCAATAAACTGATCGAAGAGGGGGAGCTACAGTACAAACTGGATGAGCTGAACAAACTGGAAGAAGCTGCTAAGAACAGCCAAGACCCTGCATG GCGTCCCAGTGGAGTGCCTGAGCAGGACCTGTGTAGTTTTGTGACACCATACTACCTGAAGCAGGAGGCTTACCTGCGGAGGGAGCTGAAGAAGATTCTGCAGGAGAATGCTGTGCTGGCTCAGAGggtgcaggcaggcagggagggcaTCGCTCAGACCGAACAGCGCATCGCAACAGCTGTGGATGAGTGGAAG GCACCTGCACAGACAGCTTTTGCCGAGTTCCAAgcgctctcttcctccctctgccctcctgcGACCTTTGATGTTTAA
- the tmx2a gene encoding thioredoxin-related transmembrane protein 2-A, producing MDAGRYGEVAQRYKVSTSSLAKQLPSLVLFQSGREVMRHPMVDNKFRAVSWTFSEENMIRVFNLNKLFKASKKIKKGRGVKGEDQNPSLPDEGSEERQPEPDTPAESKKDQ from the exons ATGGATGCTGGCCGGTACGGAGAGGTGGCTCAGAG GTACAAGGTTAGCACCTCCTCTCTGGCCAAGCAGCTCCCTTCATTGGTGCTTTTCCAGTCAGGGCGGGAGGTCATGAGGCATCCAATGGTGGACAATAAGTTTCGAGCTGTGTCCTGGACTTTCAGCGAG GAAAACATGATACGTGTCTTCAACCTGAACAAGCTCTTCAAGGCATCTAAGAAGATAAAGAAGGGTCGTGGTGTGAAAGGAGAGGACCAGAACCCCTCACTACCAGACGAGGGCAGCGAAGAGCGCCAACCTGAACCAGACACCCCAGCAGAGAGCAAGAAAGACCAGTAG
- the med19a gene encoding mediator of RNA polymerase II transcription subunit 19-A, translating to MTEMFSNLYGQNEAQGPPGSSSLGFGSGKPPPPLPPNQVTMAAQMPPQHGDEGPALRKPGAMNEPFYLLRELPVGNELTGNTNLITHYNLEHAYNKFCGKKVKEKLSNFLPELPGMIDCPGTQDGSSLRSLIEKPPVCGNSFSPLTGASLTGFRLHTGPLPEQYRLMHIQPPKKKSKNKHKHHRPQDPIPQETPSDSDPKKKKKKRDDDPDRKKKKKEKKKKKNRHSPDHPGLAGSQPNSNSLR from the exons ATGACGGAAATGTTTTCAAATCTGTATGGGCAAAATGAAGCTCAGGGACCACCCGGATCATCGTCTTTGGGATTCGGATCGGGAaaaccaccaccgcctctgccgCCAAATCAAGTCACCATGGCGGCTCAGATGCCACCTCAGCACGGGGATGAGGGGCCTGCTCTACGGAAGCCGGGAGCAATGAACGAACCTTTTTATTTACTGCGAGAGCTACCAG TGGGCAATGAGCTGACGGGCAACACCAACCTAATCACCCATTACAACCTGGAACACGCCTACAACAAGTTCTGTGGCAAGAAGGTTAAGGAGAAGCTCAGCAACTTCCTGCCAGAGTTACCAG GTATGATAGACTGTCCTGGCACCCAGGATGGCAGTTCGTTGCGCTCTCTGATAGAGAAGCCTCCAGTGTGTGGCAACTCCTTCAGCCCTCTGACCGGAGCCAGCCTCACCGGCTTCAGACTACACACCGgacct CTACCAGAGCAGTACAGACTGATGCACATACAGCCCCCAAAGAAGAAGAGTAAAAACAAGCACAAACACCACCGACCACAAGATCCCATAccacaag AAACCCCGTCAGACTCTGaccccaagaagaagaagaaaaagagggaTGACGACCCCGATCgcaagaagaaaaagaaggagaagaaaaagaagaag AACCGCCACAGTCCGGACCACCCTGGCTTGGCTGGCTCTCAGCCCAACAGCAACAGCCTCcgatag